The Nothobranchius furzeri strain GRZ-AD chromosome 6, NfurGRZ-RIMD1, whole genome shotgun sequence genome includes a region encoding these proteins:
- the gprc5bb gene encoding G protein-coupled receptor, class C, group 5, member Bb produces the protein MAFIPVIICLMSLIGHSSSHPSPPPPPRGCSGDVEPPYRVLCDLEAVWGIVLEAVACCGGLASLVLAVLLIVKLHAVSEPSKRSGVGPLLLLLGTLLGLFTISLAFLVGKTQVLCVVRRAFWGPLFALCFSCLVVQGVRLRRLVAGKSSPTGSALAALGLALALVQGIISAEWVLLTVVREGHPACEYPPLDFALMCSYTLGLLLIAMGLSLGVVLCGGEWADEGGDGREEDREEENERRRWKCNAVWVFLSSLASALLWVAWLGFYLYGSQVLRGKGGRDKGGGGRNGLKVLDEPALAVALVIQGWILLLFHAIPESHFCLQKTPESNTQDYFDTSRTSPAPPFGEELPAHSHQSFQENQAFSMEEHSTTVRSGTYHGGHGGGRPGIAFRGHVYQPTEMALVMNGGTMPTAPINYTGRRLW, from the exons ATGGCCTTCATCCCTGTCATCATCTGCCTCATGTCCCtgattggccacagctcctctcacccttctcctccccctcctccccggGGGTGCAGTGGGGATGTGGAGCCCCCCTACAGAGTGCTGTGTGACCTGGAGGCGGTCTGGGGCATCGTCCTGGAGGCTGTGGCCTGCTGTGGTGGCCTCGCCTCTCTGGTCCTCGCAGTTCTGCTGATAGTCAAGCTCCATGCGGTTTCTGAGCCATCCAAGCGATCCGGAGTGGGGCCTCTGCTTCTGCTCCTGGGcacgctcctcgggcttttcaCCATCTCTCTGGCGTTCCTGGTGGGGAAGACCCAGGTGTTGTGCGTCGTCCGCAGGGCCTTCTGGGGACCCCTCTTTGCGCTCTGCTTCTCTTGTCTGGTGGTGCAGGGCGTGAGGCTCAGGAGGCTGGTGGCCGGAAAGTCGAGCCCAACGGGGAGTGCCCTGGCAGCACTTGGACTGGCTCTGGCTTTGGTTCAGGGGATCATTTCTGCTGAATGGGTTCTGCTGACAGTAGTTAGAGAGGGTCACCCAGCTTGTGAATATCCACCTCTGGACTTTGCTCTGATGTGCAGCTACACCCTGGGCCTACTCCTCATAGCCATGGGTCTGTCTCTCGGGGTGGTGCTGTGTGGAGGAGAGTGGGCTGATGAGGGCGGAGatggcagagaagaagacagagaAGAAGAGAATGAAAGACGGAGATGGAAATGTAACGCCGTCTGGGTCTTTCTGTCCAGTCTGGCATCGGCGTTGCTATGGGTGGCCTGGCTGGGGTTTTACCTCTATGGCAGCCAGGTGCTGAGGGGAAAGGGTGGTAGAgacaaaggaggaggaggaaggaatgGTCTGAAGGTGTTGGATGAGCCTGCACTGGCCGTGGCCTTGGTGATTCAGGgctggatcctgctgctgttccacgCCATTCCAGAGTCACACTTCTGTCTGCAGAAAACTCCAGAATCCAACACACAAGATTACTTCGACACGAGTCGCACGTCTCCGGCTCCGCCTTTTGGAGAAGAGCTACCTGCACATTCCCACCAATCCTTCCAGGAAAACCAGGCCTTTTCGATGGAGGAGCACAGCACAA ctgTTCGAAGTGGAACATACCATGGAGGCCATGGGGGTGGCCGTCCAGGCATTGCCTTCAGGGGCCACGTCTACCAGCCAACTGAGATGGCCTTGGTCATGAACGGCGGGACA ATGCCCACGGCTCCTATTAACTACACAGGAAGACGTTTATGGTAA